Part of the Streptomyces antimycoticus genome, CGGCCCTCGATCACGGGGGCCGAGCTGGCGCGGGAGCTGGAGGTCTCGGAGCGCACCGTGACCCGGGACGCCGCCGCGCTCTCCGAGGCGGGGATCCCGGTCTACGCGGACCGGGGCCGGGCCGGGGGCTACCGGCTCATCGGCGGCTACCGCACCCGGCTGACCGGCCTCGGGCGGACCGAGGCCGAGGCGCTGTTCCTGTCCGGCGTTCCCTCCGCGCTGCGCGAGATGGGGCTCGCGGACGCCGCCTCCGCCGCCCGGCTGAAGGTGTCCGCCGCGCTGCTCCCGGAGCTGCGGGACGCCTCGCACACGGTGGCCCAGCGGTTCCATCTCGACGCCCCGGGCTGGTGGCGGGAGCCGGAGGCGCCGGAGCTGCTGCCGAGGATCGCCGACGCGGTCTGGGACGATCTGCGGATCACCGTGCGCTACCGGCGCCGGGACGCGGAGGTCCGCCGGGAGCTCGAACCGTACGGGCTCGTGCTCAAGGCGGGCGTCTGGTATCTCGCGGCCCGCGTGGAGGGCGGCTTCCGGGTGTACCGGGTGGATCGCTTCACGGCCGTCGAACCGGACGGCACCCACTTCACCCGGGACGAGGACTTCGACCTGCCCGGCTTCTGGGGTGAGCGGGCCGATCAGTTCGCCCGCTCGATCCTGCGGGAGAAGGCCGTCCTACGGCTGACCCCGGCCGGTGCCCGGGCGCTGCCGCATGTCACGGACCGGACGGCGGCCGAGGAGGCCGTACGCGAGGCCGGGGAGCTCGACGGGCAGGGGCGGCTCACCGTCACCCTGCCCGTCGAGTCGTACGAGGTCGCCCTCGCCCAGTTGCTCGGGCTCGGCCCGGAGGCGGAGGTGCTGGGGCCGCCGGAGCTGCGGGCGCTCTTCGCCGAGGCGGCGCGCCGCACTGCGGAGTTGTACCGGTGAGCGCCGGGCCCGGCCCCCGGCCCGGCAAGGCTCCGCGCTCTATCGGTAGTCGGCGGCCGTGCCCGCCTTGCCTCCGAAGACGACGTCCCGGAAGTAGCCGAGGACATCCGGCCGGGAGCCGTCCCGATCGGTGAAGCCGTAGACCTTGGCCAGCTCCCCGCTGAAGACGGACTTCCCGGTCCAGCGCGCCCGGTCCGGGTCGGCGGCGAGCGCGGCGACCGCCCGTCCGACGAAGTACGGCGACTCGGCGATGGCGAAGTGCGGCTCCTTCTCCACCGCGTCGCGCCAGTTCTCCTCCGTCACCCCGAAGTGGTCCAGCATCTGCTCGGAGCGCAGAAAGCCCGGCGAGACGCTCACCGCCGTGCCGTCGAACTCCTTCAGCTCCTCCGCGAGCCCGAAGGCCGTCCGGATCGGGGCGTTCTTGGCGAGGTCGTAGAAGAGGTTCTCGCGGTAGGTCTTGTTGAACTCCTCGTTGCCGTCGGTCACCTCGACCACCAGCCCGCCCGGGTGCCGGATCAGCAGCGGCAGGGCGTAGTAGCTGGTGATGAGGTGGGTCTCGACGCCGAGCCGGAGCATCCGCAGCCCGCCCGCGAGATTCGTCTCCCAGCTCTTCTTGCCGAACTCGATCAGCGCCTCACCGCCCCATACGTCGTTGACCAGGACGTCCAGCCGGCCCTGCTCCCGGTCGATCCGCTCCACCAGCGCCCGGACCTGCTCGGGCTCCAGATGGTCGGTCGGCACCGCGATGCCCGTGCCGCCCGCGGCCGTGATCAGCTCCGCCGTCTCCTCGATGGTCTCCGTGGCCCGCCCCACCTCGCTGACGCTCTCCCGTGTGGTGCGGCCCGTCGCGTAGACGGTGGCCCCGGCCGCCCCCAGTTCGATGGCCATTGCCCGGCCCGCGCCGCGCGTCGCCCCCGCGACGAGCGCGACCCTGCCCGCCAGTGCGCCCTGTGTGCTCACGTCCATACGTCCTCTCGGTGCGGATGCCCTGTGGGTGACCTGGGTCAACCCCGGGTTGATCCGGGTCGACCCAGGTCGACCTTCGCAGGGAAACCCGACACCTGCTGTCGGGTATGACGAAGCGGCCGCATCCGGCGCGTTCCGCGTGCGGGGGTGCGCGGGAGGGCCGATCCTGGTCCCGTGATGATGGACGAGGTCGCGTGATGATGGACGAAACGGAGTTCTGGGGGCTGGTCGACAGCGCTCGGGAGGTCGCGGACGGTGACCCCGAGGAGCAGTCCGACCTGCTCGTCGACCAGCTGTCACAACTCGACCCCGACGCGGTGCTGGACTTCGCCCGGCACTTCGAGGCCCGCTCCAACCGGGCGTACCGCTGGGATGTGTGGGGCGCCGCCTGGGTGCTGCTCGGCGGGGTCAGCGACGACGCCTTCGAGGCGTTCCGCTTCTGGCTGATCGGCCAGGGCCGGGAGATCTTCGAGGGCGCGCTGCACGATCCGGACGCGCTCGCCGACCTGCTCGAGGACTTCGATGAGCAGGTGGACGGCGACTGCGAGGACCTGGGGTACGCGGCGGACGAAGCGTACGAGCGGCTGACCGGGGCGCCCCTGCCGGAGCTGGGGATCTCCCCCGCGCCCCGGGAACCGGTCGGGGAGCCCCTGGACTTCGAGAGCGAGGCGGTGCTGGCGGCGCGGTATCCCCGGCTGTGGGAGCGCTTCAGGGGCTGATCCTCACCAGCGCCTCCCCAGCGCCTCAGCGGTCCAGCGAGCGCCCCATCAGCACATCGTCCACGTACTCCCCCGCCAGCAGGAACTCCCCCGGCAGCACGCCTTCCACCGCGAACCCCTCCGACGCGTACAGCCGCCGCGCCGGGGTGTTGTGGCCCAGCACCCGCAGCGTGATGCGGGGTCGCGCCCTGCCGCCGCGCCTCCTCCTGCGCGGCACCGAGCAGCGCCCGCGCCACGCCCTTGCCCCGCGCCTGCTCGTCCACCGCGAGCCCCTGGATCTGGCGGACATGCGCGTTGCAGGCCAGCGGGGTCGACGGCACGAGCCGTATATAGCCGACGGGGCATCCGCCGAGTTCGGCCACGAGGATGTGCTCGACGCGGTTGTGCTGGGTGAAGAAGGGGTCGTACGGCGGCTGCGGCTTCGGCTGCACGGAATGCAGCACCGACCAGGTGCTGCGGTCCAGCTCGGCCAGCGCCGTCTCGTCGTCGATCACGGCGGGCCGGATGATCAGCTCGGGCCGCTGGGACGCCTGGGGTCGGCCGGAGGGCAGGGGCAAGCCGGACCCCTGAGGCAAGCCGGAAGGCTGGGGCGGGCCGGAAGGCTGGGACATGCGAGTCACTGTGCCACGCCCGCCTGTTGTCCGACATCCCTCCCGTGATCGAGGGCAGGATGGGGCCATGCGTATCGCGGTCACCGGCTCCTCAGGGCTCATCGGCACGGCACTCGTCCGCTCGCTGCACGAGGACGGCCACCAGGTGGTGCGCCTGGTGCGGCGTCCGCCACGTGCGCAGGACGAGGTCGAGTGGGACCCGAAGCGGGAGTGGGTGGACACCAAGGGGCTGATGGGCTGTGAGGCCGTGGTCCATCTCGCGGGCGCGGGCGTCGGCGACCGGCGCTGGACCGACGCGTACAAGAAGGAGATCCGGGACAGCCGGGTGCTGGGCACCGCCGCCCTCGCCGAGGCGATCGCCTCGCTGGACGCCCCGCCACGGGTGCTGGTGAGCGGAAGCGCGGTCGGGTTCTACGGTGACACCGGGGAGCGCGCGGTCGATGAGAGTGCGCCCCCGGCCACGGTTTTCTCCCGGATCTCTGCCAGGACTGGGAGGAGGCGGCGGCCGCGGCGCAGGAGGCGGGCGTCCGTACGGTCTTCACCCGGACCGGGCTGGTGATCTCCTCCGAGGGCGGGGCGTGGGGGCGGCTCTTCCCGTTGTTCAAGCTGGGCCTCGGCGGGCGGATGGGCAGCGGCCGGCAGTACTGGAGCTTTATCTCGCTGCGGGACCATGTCGCCGCACTGCGCCACATCCTCGACACGCCCGAGCTCACCGGCCCGGTCAACCTC contains:
- a CDS encoding helix-turn-helix transcriptional regulator; translation: MRAARLIKMVLLLQARPSITGAELARELEVSERTVTRDAAALSEAGIPVYADRGRAGGYRLIGGYRTRLTGLGRTEAEALFLSGVPSALREMGLADAASAARLKVSAALLPELRDASHTVAQRFHLDAPGWWREPEAPELLPRIADAVWDDLRITVRYRRRDAEVRRELEPYGLVLKAGVWYLAARVEGGFRVYRVDRFTAVEPDGTHFTRDEDFDLPGFWGERADQFARSILREKAVLRLTPAGARALPHVTDRTAAEEAVREAGELDGQGRLTVTLPVESYEVALAQLLGLGPEAEVLGPPELRALFAEAARRTAELYR
- a CDS encoding SDR family oxidoreductase → MDVSTQGALAGRVALVAGATRGAGRAMAIELGAAGATVYATGRTTRESVSEVGRATETIEETAELITAAGGTGIAVPTDHLEPEQVRALVERIDREQGRLDVLVNDVWGGEALIEFGKKSWETNLAGGLRMLRLGVETHLITSYYALPLLIRHPGGLVVEVTDGNEEFNKTYRENLFYDLAKNAPIRTAFGLAEELKEFDGTAVSVSPGFLRSEQMLDHFGVTEENWRDAVEKEPHFAIAESPYFVGRAVAALAADPDRARWTGKSVFSGELAKVYGFTDRDGSRPDVLGYFRDVVFGGKAGTAADYR
- a CDS encoding DUF4240 domain-containing protein, translating into MDETEFWGLVDSAREVADGDPEEQSDLLVDQLSQLDPDAVLDFARHFEARSNRAYRWDVWGAAWVLLGGVSDDAFEAFRFWLIGQGREIFEGALHDPDALADLLEDFDEQVDGDCEDLGYAADEAYERLTGAPLPELGISPAPREPVGEPLDFESEAVLAARYPRLWERFRG